A DNA window from Primulina tabacum isolate GXHZ01 chromosome 12, ASM2559414v2, whole genome shotgun sequence contains the following coding sequences:
- the LOC142521348 gene encoding oxysterol-binding protein-related protein 1C-like, with protein sequence MHSFCCVSSIALTNSNMQASSSAPQPPFDPQTRSQQNPAISRASSARDSGMDRSLVGVLNNNSNMIHNHSREVKINDIVGNGISGVLYKWVNYGKGWRPRWFVLQDGVLSYYKIHGPDKIVVNQDTEKGSRVIGEESMKRISRQHHIHLHHHHRNGNSGSPSKSRKPVGEVHLKVSSIRESRSDDKRFSIFTGTKRLHLRSESREDRTAWMEALQAVKDMFPRISNSELMAPMEDIVVSTEKLRQRLLEEGLSEAAIQDSEQIMRNEFASMQNQLMLFKQKHWLLMDTLRHLETEKVDLENTVVDESQRQLKEVGSSNTSRQDKYSESASESEDERVDAAEEDTDEEDNTFFDTKDFLSSSSFKSSGSDFRTSSLSSDDNALYDFEDEDNIDPAIKSTGTNFSYVKRRKKLPDPVEKEKGVSLWSMIKDNIGKDLTKVCLPVYFNEPLSSLQKCFEDLEYSYLLDRAYEWGRKGNSLMRILNVAAFAVSGYASTDGRNCKPFNPLLGETYEADYPDKGLRFFSEKVSHHPMIVACHCDGTGWRFYGDSNLKSKFWGRSIQLDPVGILTLEFDDGEIYQWSKVTTSIYNLILGKLYCDHYGTMRIQGNHGYSCKLKFKEQSIIDRNPHQVQGIVQEKSGKTVATLFGKWDESLHYVNGDCASKGKSHESFAEAHLLWKRSKPPKFPTRYNLTQFAITLNELTPGLKEKLPPTDSRLRPDQRCLENGEYEMANAEKLRLEQRQRQARKMQERGWKPRWFAKDKESDTYRYIGGYWEAKEQGNWESCPDIFGQIPVDQILD encoded by the exons ATGCATTCATTCTGCTGTGTTTCGTCGATAGCACTGACCAATTCCAACATGCAAGCCTCTTCCTCTGCACCGCAGCCGCCCTTCGATCCGCAGACTAGAAGTCAACAGAATCCCGCGATCTCGCGGGCCTCATCGGCGCGGGATTCTGGGATGGATCGGAGTTTGGTCGGTGTTTTGAATAACAACAGCAATATGATCCACAACCACAGCCGGGAAGTGAAGATTAACGATATAGTGGGTAATGGGATATCTGGAGTTTTGTACAAATGGGTTAATTATGGTAAAGGGTGGAGGCCTCGGTGGTTTGTTTTGCAAGATGGGGTTTTGAGTTATTATAAGATCCATGGACCTGATAAAATTGTTGTTAATCAAGACACCGAGAAGGGATCGAGAGTGATTGGAGAAGAGTCGATGAAAAGGATTTCTAGGCAGCATCATATTCACCTTCACCACCATCACAGGAATGGGAATAGTGGGTCTCCTTCAAAAAGTCGGAAGCCTGTCGGCGAAGTCCATTTGAAG GTATCGTCTATTCGTGAGAGCAGATCAGATGATAAGAGATTTTCCATTTTTACGGGGACAAAGAGGCTTCATCTAAGATCTGAGAGCAGAGAGGATCGAACTGCATGGATGGAAGCACTGCAGGCTGTAAAGGACATGTTCCCTAGGATATCCAACAGCGAGTTAATGGCTCCCATGGAAGATATTGTTGTCTCTACCGAGAAATTGAGGCAGAGATTGTTGGAAGAAGGCTTGAGTGAGGCTGCCATTCAGGACAGCGAACAGATCATGAGGAATGAGTTTGCGTCAATGCAGAACCAATTGATGTTGTTTAAGCAGAAGCATTGGCTCCTCATGGACACACTGCGACATTTAGAG ACAGAGAAGGTCGATCTGGAGAATACAGTAGTTGATGAGAGCCAAAGACAATTGAAAGAAGTTGGATCATCCAATACATCAAGACAGGACAAGTACAGTG AAAGTGCAAGTGAATCGGAAGATGAAAGAGTAGATGCAGCAGAGGAAGATACCGATGAAGAAGACAATACATTCTTTGACACCAAAGATTTTCTTTCGTCTAGCTCTTTCAAAAGCAGTGGTTCTGACTTTAGGACATCGTCACTTTCATCTGATGACAATGCGCTTTACGATTTTGAAGATGAGGATAATATTGATCCAGCTATTAAATCTACTGGAACTAACTTTTCTTATGTCAAGCGTCGGAAGAAATTGCCAGATCCTGTTGAGAAAGAGAAAGGAGTTAGTTTATGGTCGATGATAAAAGATAACATAGGGAAGGACCTTACCAAAGTGTGTCTTCCGGTCTACTTCAATGAACCTCTCTCTTCCTTGCAGAAAtgttttgaagatttggagTATTCGTATCTTCTGGATCGGGCTTATGAATGGGGGAGGAAG GGCAACAGTCTTATGAGGATTCTAAATGTAGCAGCATTTGCAGTATCTGGATATGCTTCAACTGATGGGAGAAATTGTAAACCATTCAATCCATTGTTAGGAGAGACATATGAAGCTGATTATCCAGACAAAGGCCTCCGTTTTTTCTCGGAGAAG GTGAGTCACCATCCTATGATTGTAGCATGTCATTGCGATGGTACAGGCTGGAGATTTTATGGCGATAGCAATCTGAAAAGCAAATTTTGGGGTCGCTCCATTCAACTTGATCCAGTTGGTATTTTAACTTTAGAATTTGACGATGGAGAAATCTACCAGTGGAGCAAg GTAACGACATCTATTTACAACCTCATATTGGGCAAATTGTATTGTGATCATTATGGTACAATGCGGATACAAGGAAATCACGGTTACTCCTGTAAATTGAAATTCAAGGAACAGTCAATTATAGACAGGAATCCTCATCAG GTGCAGGGAATAGTCCAAGAAAAGAGTGGAAAGACAGTGGCAACCCTATTTGGAAAATGGGATGAAAGTCTGCATTATGTGAATGGAGATTGCGCGTCCAAAGGAAAATCCCATGAATCATTTGCAGAAGCCCACTTGCTCTGGAAACGTAGCAAGCCTCCTAAGTTTCCTACACGCTATAACTTGACGCAATTTGCCATCACACTGAATGAACTAACACCAGGGCTAAag GAAAAGCTTCCCCCCACAGACTCGAGACTGAGACCTGATCAAAGGTGCTTGGAAAATGGGGAGTACGAAATGGCAAATGCTGAAAAGTTGCGCCTAGAGCAGCGGCAACGACAG GCCCGGAAAATGCAGGAACGAGGTTGGAAACCACGATGGTTTGCGAAAGACAAAGAATCCGATACCTACCGGTACATCGGTGGGTATTGGGAAGCAAAAGAACAAGGCAACTGGGAATCATGTCCGGATATATTTGGCCAAATACCAGTAGATCAGATTCTAGACTAA